A window from Vigna angularis cultivar LongXiaoDou No.4 chromosome 7, ASM1680809v1, whole genome shotgun sequence encodes these proteins:
- the LOC108319278 gene encoding gibberellin 3-beta-dioxygenase 1 encodes MASTLSEAYRDYPLHLHHIIPLDFSSLRTLPETHAWPQSEDGHHHDDDDDGGGSCIPIIDLMDPNAMELIGLACEKWGAFQLKNHGIPLSVVEEVEEEAKRLFALPADRKLKALRSAAGATGYGRARISSFFPKHMWHEGFTIMGSPCDDAKKIWPNDHTRFCNIMENYQKQMKLLAEKLTQMILTLLKISEDGKGWIGSSDLCEAVQLNFYPCCPEPNRAMGLAPHTDTSLFTILHQSQTNGLQIFKEGAGWVSVHPHPDTLVVHTGDILHILSNSRFRCALHRVMVNSARQRYSVAYFYGPPLDYVLSPLLLLTPFPRFRSLSIKEYIGIKAKNLGEALSLISTIQN; translated from the exons ATGGCCTCTACTCTCTCTGAAGCCTACAGAGACTACCCTCTCCACCTCCATCATATTATCCCCTTAGACTTTTCTTCACTTAGGACCTTGCCTGAAACCCATGCATGGCCTCAATCTGAAGATGGTCATCATcacgatgatgatgatgatggggGTGGATCATGCATACCCATCATTGACCTCATGGATCCTAATGCCATGGAACTCATAGGCCTTGCTTGTGAGAAGTGGGGTGCCTTCCAATTGAAGAACCATGGCATACCCTTAAGTGTTGTTGAAGAGGTTGAAGAAGAAGCTAAGAGGCTCTTTGCCCTCCCCGCCGACAGGAAATTGAAGGCCCTACGATCCGCCGCCGGGGCCACCGGCTACGGCCGGGCACGGATATCATCATTCTTCCCCAAGCACATGTGGCATGAAGGATTCACCATCATGGGGTCTCCATGCGATGATGCCAAAAAGATTTGGCCTAATGACCATACACGGTTTTG CAACATAATGGAGAATTACCAGAAGCAAATGAAGCTGCTAGCAGAGAAGCTAACCCAGATGATATTGACATTGTTGAAGATTTCTGAAGATGGAAAGGGGTGGATTGGTTCAAGTGACCTGTGTGAAGCTGTTCAGCTGAACTTCTACCCTTGTTGCCCTGAGCCAAACCGAGCCATGGGTCTAGCCCCTCACACGGACACTTCGCTCTTCACAATCCTCCACCAGAGCCAAACGAATGGCCTGCAAATCTTCAAGGAGGGTGCAGGGTGGGTCTCCGTGCACCCTCACCCCGACACCCTTGTTGTTCACACCGGTGACATTCTTCACATCTTGTCCAACTCAAGGTTCCGTTGTGCATTGCATCGTGTCATGGTCAACAGTGCAAGACAAAGATACTCTGTGGCCTATTTCTATGGCCCCCCTTTGGATTATGTACTCTCTCCATTGCTTCTTCTCACTCCTTTCCCTCGTTTTCGTTCTTTGTCTATCAAGGAGTACATTGGCATCAAGGCCAAGAACCTTGGTGAAGCATTGTCTTTGATTAGTACCATTCAAAACTAA